A segment of the Butyrivibrio fibrisolvens genome:
CTAATAGCTGTGTCCAAAATGCCATATACAAACTCCTTGAAAAGAAATAATTGCAATCGAGTAGGCTGACTCCTACTCGATTTCGCACACGAACATTCCGCACTTCGTGCTCCATGTTCTTACAACCGGCAAATGAATTTGTATGCAAGCATCCATTCGCTTGCCGGTCTTGTGCAACAAAAAATGTTGAGGCCGATTATTAAGGCCCCAACATCATAATATCATATATTACCACCAAAGCACATCATTATCTGTATCAATCTTATCAAGCCATCCATCATGGACCAGTTCAATAAAAGCTTCTGCCAGTTCAGGATTAAACTGAGTTCCCTCACCTTTTCTTATCTCCATAAGGCAATCTTCCAAATCCATCCTTTTCCTGTAAGGTCTTGTTGAATACATAGCATCAAAAGCATCTGCAACAGATATTATCTGTGCTATCTTTGGAATTGCTTCGCCCTTAAGACCCTCCGGATAACCTGTTCCATCATATTTTTCATGATGGTAGCCCGCTCCAAGGGCTATCTCAGGAAGTGAATCTATCTCCTGCAAAATTTCTTTTCCCAAAGAAGCATGTTCCTTAACAATAGAATACTCATTATCATCAAGACATTCAGGCTTATGAAGAATCCGGCTCGGCACTGCTATCTTTCCTATATCATGCAAAAGCGCTATATTATAAACCTTCTGTGCAAGCGCCTCTGAATATCCGATCTTTCTTGCAAGCTTACGTGAATACTCTGCAACCCTGAACGAATGTCCGCTGGTATATTCGTCTTTTTTATCGATCATCTGGGCAAACGCCATTATCATCTGGTCGAAAATCTTCTGTATAGCAAATCGCTGTGCTTTCTCTTTGGCGATCTTGCGCTCTGACTGAAGTACCAGTATAACCAGGATTATCAGGAACACAATGATCAAAAAGGCTATACCAATCTCTGAATTATCTTTCAAAAAATCCTTGAGACCGTATTTATAAAGATTGTCAGAATAGCGCGATGCTGTATTAAGAACATAGTCTTCATCCAGCACGCTCAAGCCTCTGTTGATCAGTTTCAAAAGCCCCTTGTTACCTATCTCGATACCAAAACATAAATCATCCTTACCAATAAGCTGTGTTGCAGAAAGGCCATGGTACTTACTGTTTCTAAGAAGATTATATGCTCTGAGACCATTAAGGATAGTTCCGTCAACTTCATCTTTCTGAACCGCTTCCATACAGGCATCTACAGAATCATAAAACTTAAGCTGTGCATCAGGAAAGGCTGCTATAGTATAGTAATACTGCAATCCGGAATTCATATATACAGCTAACGTCTTTACAGAGCTGCTATCATAATCACCCTTGTATACAAGTTCATTATTGGTTGATACCAAAGGACTGGACTGGTAGATACCATTCTCTTCTGAATAGAAAAGACTTCCTTCCACAGGAAATGCCAGGTCGATCGCCCCACTGTTCATGTCAGACAACATCTCATCATAAGATTTATATCCATGATAAGTAACTTCTATATCCTCAAGGTTAAGTGCACCAAGTATCATAGGTATGACATCTTTAACCACACCGGTAACATTACCCTCAGAATCTGTGGCGCAGTATGGAAGAAAATCCTCTATATATCCCACATCAAGAGTTTTGTTAGCTGCGATCCACTCTTTTTCCGAGCCTGAAAATGCAAGACTTGAAACACTGCCTGAAAAGTACTTATTCCTAAGACTGTTGATATAGTTAGGTTCTTCTATTGCAAGGAGATTCTGTGCCTGATTAAGCGTAAAAAGAAGATCCGGTCTGTTTATATTTACACACAGGTAATAATCTGTAGTTCCAAAACTGCAAAGTACTTCTATGCCCTCTCTGCTATAGGTTCCGCTTCCTTCTACAGCTGCAATATCCAACTGACTATTTTCAAAATCTTCAAAAAGAGAAGCATAATCATCATAGGTAATGATATCCGCACTTACCTTTTGTTCAAAAAGATAATCGCTTAGTGCATTGACCATAGCGCTGTCTAATATACCGATCTTTTTGCCTTCAAAAGAAGCCGGATTGGAAGATATACTATCATCAGTATCATGCTTGATAAGACTATACAGTTCACTTCCCATTGCCAGATCAGGATAAGCTATGACACCTACTCTGTCATCAAGCATGGCAATACCGGCAAGCAGGTCTATCTGTCCATCAACAAGCTGCTTGTACAGTTCATTGTATGTACCATATACATACTCATATTCCCAACCGGTATATTCGGATAATTTGCGATAGTATTCATATGCGTACCCGGATTTGACAGCACCCTCACTGGCACCTTCCTGAAAGATCTCATTTTCATAGTAGCCCACACGTACGACTTCCTTTTCTTTCGCATGGACCGGAACTACATTAAGTGAGCATATCCCGATAAATAGACATATAAGAAATATCAGATTTTCTTTTTTTATCACTCCCTGTAACATCCTTGAATCACTACTCCCCTAAACAAATCCTGATCTGTCAACCCAAAAAGAGCTCACCGATGTAAGCTCTTACACAAAGAGATTTTATACTTCATTCTGATAAAAAACAATTCAAATTTTCATTTTATTATAGCTTTTGGAGATTATGATTACTTCGCACCTAATGCGAAATATTAGTAAAATAATGTTTTATTCTCTGATATTTTTGAGTATCTCGACTGTTTCTATGTCATCACTGGTAAGCTTCATATTGGAGATATATTCTCCTCCATCAGGATCTGTAACCTTGATCTCGATTATAGTTCCTTCCCTTATAGCTCCCTGTGTTACGCTTCCAAGAAAAGCCTGAAATTTAGGATGCTGTGTTCTGAATATATTAAGTCTCTGCATCAGTTTCATTATATTTGCCGGATTCATTCCCATGGTTTTATAACTCCTCAAATCTTTTTCTCATCATAATTATCAAGGAAAGAATGTCTCTTGCCGTCAGGTGTCTTATATCCCATTATGGCATTGATGTGAACATTCTCTACGCTTCTGAAAATATTACTTTCTATATAAGGGCTCTTTTGTCTGAGCTCTTTGATAAGTCCCTTGATCTCGCCTCTCTTAGAACCCTGCTCAGTACCACCACAGCTTGCACAGCTCTCTGTAAGCCTGCACGCACACTGGATGAAGTGAAGTTCATTATGATCACGCCATTTAATTATATCCTCTTCTCTTATAAGGTAAAGAGGTCTTATAAGCTCCATGCCTTCAAAGTTTGTAGAGTGGAGCTTTGGCATCATAGTCTGAACCTGGCCTGAGTAAAGCATTCCCATAAGGATAGTCTCGATAACATCATCATAGTGATGACCAAGTGCGATCTTGTTGCATCCAAGCTCTTTTGCTTTCTGATAAAGAGCTCCTCTTCTCATGCGGGCACAAAGATAGCATGGGCTTCCTGCCTTGGCGATATCATCTTTGGCAACTATATTGTAGATCTCCGAACGGAATACTGTGATCGGAACCTGCATGAGCTTTGCATTATTAAGGATCGTCTGATAATTGATATCGTTGTAGCCAGGGTTCATAACAAGGTACACAACTTCAAAGTTCTGCTTGCCATGCCTGTGAAGCTCCTGAAAAAGCTTGGCCATAAGCATAGAGTCCTTACCGCCTGAGATGCAGACTGCTATCTTATCGCCATCCTGTATCAGATCATAGATATTTATAGCCTTGGTAAACTGACTCCAGATATCTTTTCTGAATTTCTTGATAAGACTGTGCTCTATATCCTTGCAACGCTTTTCTGATGCTTCGCCATCCTTCATGAACATCTCGAGCTTTATACGAAGCCATGAATAATAGCCGCCTTCAACGCTGTATATCTCATACCCTTCTTCGGAAAGGATATCTGCTATATCTTCAGAATTACGTCCTGAATAGCACAAAAGATAAATAGGCTTGTCTTTAGGAAGCTCATCTTTATGTTCCATAAAGTCTTCCCAAAAGATATTGATCGCATCAGGATATGTTTCCTTGTCATAATCTTCCTTACTGCGAACGTCGATAACAAGCTTATTCCTTGTATCCAGAAGCATCTCTTCTATTTTGATGTTACTACTCATAAAAACTAAAAACCTTTCGCTTTAAAACGATATCTCTTCTTAAGCTGTAATATTATATCAGTTATTTTGAACGAGGTCACGAATAACTTCTCCAGCAATTATGAGACCTGCCACTGATGGCACAAATGCGGTCGAACCAGGGGTCCTTCTGCGGCTACCTTTTCCTTCTATACCGGTACTTACCGGCTCTTCCTTGGAATAAACAACCTTTAACTTTTTGATCCTGCGCTTTTTGAGCTCTCTTCTCATGACTCTTGCAAGCGGATCAACTGAAGTTTTATAGATATCAGCAACTTCAAAAGCTGTCGGGTCAAGCTTGTTACCAGCGCCCATTGAACTTATTATGGGAGTCCCGGCCTGATCGCATTCTACTATAAGGCCAATCTTACCTGTTACAGTATCTATCGCATCTACTACATAATCATATGAAGAAAAATCGAACTGCTCGCATGTTATATTTTTCTCTGCAGCTCCTTCGTTATCTGCACCGTCTTCATTATCTGCCTGATCCTGTTCCTTACCCATCATCTGCATGGTCCTTGCTTCAGGCGGAAGGTAGAAAGTCTTATGAACGTGAACCTTGCACTCAGGATTTATGTCTCTGATCCTGTCTGCCATAACATCAACCTTGTATCTACCTATAGAAGAATGAAGTGCGATTATCTGCCTGTTAAGATTGGTATAGCAGACCCTGTCGCTATCTATTAGATCTATCTCTCCAACTCCGCTCCTTACTAAAGCTTCGCACACAAAGCCTCCGACACCGCCTACGCCAAATACAGCAACGCGGCTTCCTTTAAGCTTTTCCATTCCATCATCACCAAGCAGTATATTAGTTCTTTCGAATTGATCTATCATAAAAGTCCCTTCTTCTATAACATTTAATATTTTTGTAAGTCCAAAATTAAATATCGAATGAGTTTCGTACCAGCATCATTATACATGACTTTTTGTAATTTCGTTTTAAAAAAGAACCCAATATGTATCTGGTCTTATTCAAAAAGTCAAAACTGGATATTATAATAATTCCAGATGATAGTATCATGTTTCATAAGAATTTGAGTATTCTTAAATCAGGAATTCCTATATAAAACGCCCAGACATTTCTATATTTTAAGCCCTAGAACAAAGGAGACAGCATTATGAAAAATACTAACCTTAGAAAGCTTGTTATCAGCGGTCTTATGGCTGCGATCGTTTTTGTTTTTACCATAGTAATAAGAATTCCCATCGCTATCACAGGTGGTTACGTTAACATAGGAGATGCCGCAGTACTTCTGTGCAGCTATCTTATCGGCGGCGTATACGGTGCTCTTGCAGCCGGCCTTGGAAGCGCACTTGCAGACCTTTCTGCTGGCTACACCATCTATGCTCCTGCCACATTCATCATAAAGTTCCTGATGGTAATAGTTGCCAACATTTTTTATACTAAGACTTTCAAAGAAAAAAGACCTGTCGCAATGGTACTTGCAGGTATTTTCGCAGAGTTTATAATGGTCTTTGGATATTTCGTATTTGAGAGCATTTTCCTTGGACTTGGACTTTCAGCCTTTGCAGGCGTATATGGTAACGTAGTTCAGGGCGGTGTATGCTTCATAATCGCAACAGCACTTGGCACAGTTCTTGTAAAGCAGGTTAAGCCAAGACTCCTCGAATCCTACTGATCCATAACAAGAAAGATAAGTTCTCAAACAGCTAATATACTAAAAGAAATAATAGTCTAATAAGAAAACAGGCTAAAAAAGATAATATACCAAAAGAAGGAAATCTATAATGACAAACAAAGAAGATGTTTACAGAAAATCAACACTAGACCTCGAAAAGCTCAAAGACCAGGCAAGAGCCTGCGTTAATGAAATAGTAGAAGCTTCCGGCATAGGTAAAGGCCAGGTATTTGTTGTCGGCTGCTCAACAAGCGAGATCTGCGGAGACATGATCGGTTCCAATTCAAGTCTCGAAGTAGCTAAAGCCGTATTTGCCGCTATATACGAAGAACTTTCCCAAAAAGGAATCTATCTTGCATCCCAGTGCTGCGAACATCTTAACCGTGCCATTATCATAGAAAAAGAAGCTGCTGACGCCATCGGTATGTCCGACCATATCGTATGCGTTGTCCCCCAGCCCAAAGCCGGCGGATCCTTCGCCACATGCGCCTACTACACCTTCAAAGAGCCCGTTGCCCTTGAAGAAATCCAGGCCGACGCCGGAATCGACATCGGCGGAACCCTCATCGGAATGAACCTCAAGAGGGTTGCTGTTCCTGTAAAGCTTACAAACAATACAATCGGAAGTGCCAACGTCCTTGCAGCAAGAACCCGCCCTAAGTACATCGGCGGAATCAGAGCCGCTTATGAGCCAGACGCTGATATGAGAGCTCACATTATCGATTAAGACCATATTTTCTAAACTAGCAACTCATTTACTATAGAAAACTGCCGCATTTCCGGAGGGTTCCTGAGGGTGGCAGTTAATAAATGATTTTGTTGTCTTTGAAAATTATAAAAAATTCAAGAGCTTGATAGATGGATATTTATATTCCGTTTAGGGTCCGCATGTCTGAGCGAAGCGAGTTTCGGACCCTGGAATATAAATCTCCAGATATCATGCCTTGAATTTTTATAATTTTCATGACAACAAAATCATTTATTAACTGCCACCCTCAGGAACCCTCCGGAAATGCGGCAGTTTTCACATAAGCGAGTTTTAGATAATGCTTGATGCTCGTTCCAAAGATGCGTCAATGTTCTTGCAGAAGTTGTCTTTACCAACTTTTTCTATGAAGCCGGCCTTTTCCATTGTGTGTCTTGGCTGCTCATTTACATGAGAGAATATAACCTGTGCGCCGCTTCCGATGAGCTTATCATAAGTCTGTTCAAGAGAACGCATTGCTGTTGCATCAAGTGCAGGAACGCCTCTCATTCTTATGATCACGCATCTTGTTGAATCATTAACTGTAATATCAGCAAGCATATCTGAAACACCAAAGAACATCGGTCCGCTTATCTCATATACGCTTACACCCTTTGGAACAGTGCGGAATCTGAGCGCATCAGGATCATGCTCTTCATCATCAACATATTTCCAGCTTCTTACTTCAGCTTCTTCACTCATTCTCTTTACAAAGAGAAGTCCTGCCATCAGCATACCGATCTCGATAGCAACTACAAGGTCGAATACTACTGTAAGTACGAATGTAAGAACAAGTACGATAACGTCACTCTTTGGTGCTGTCTTTACAAGGTGGAAGAAGGCTCTGTACTGGCACATATTGTAAGCAACCATAAAGAGGATAGCTGCTATGGTTGGCATAGGTATAAGAGCCGCATATGGCATAAGTACTACAAGTACAAGGACAAGCACTACTGCGTGAACCATACCTGCTATAGGTGTCTTACCACCATTTTTAACATTGGCTGCTGTTCTTGCGATAGCTCCTGTTGCAGGAATTCCTCCAAACAAGGCAGATCCGATATTACCAACACCCTGAGCCACAAGCTCCATGTTGGATCTATGCTTAGATCCGATCATACCATCAGCAACAACGCATGAAAGCAGTGATTCGATTGCAGCAAGTATAGCTATTGTAAATGCATCCGGAAGGATATTTTTGATAGCGGCAAAAGAAAAATCAGGCATTGTGAAACTTGGAAGACCACTACTGATAGTATACAGATCTCCAATAGTGTTAACCTTCATGCCAAGCACCTTGACCATAACAACGCCAACAATTACGGCAATTAAAGATCCCGGGATGACTTTATTTATATAAGGCCATGCAATAAGAATTCCGAGACATACAACGCCCACGATCACAGCATCGATATTGATAGTTCCGATATTAGCTATGATAGCGCCTACCTTATCAACAGTCTCGATCGTAACTGTTCCCTGAGGATATGTAAGTCCCAGGAAATCCTTGATCTGTCCTATAACGATAGTAACAGCAATACCTGCTGTAAAGCCTGTTGTGATCGTATAAGGAATGAATTTAATGAGACTTCCAAGTTTTAAAAGTCCCATGATCACCAGCATGATACCGGCAAGAACTGTTGCAAGTGCAAGTCCTGACATTCCATTCTTCTGGACAATTCCTGCAACTATAGTTGCAAATGCCGCTGTAGGGCCGGCAATCTGAACTCTGCTTCCTCCAAGAAAAGAGATAAGGAAGCCTGCAATAACTGCAGTATAGATACCCTGTTCAGGTCCAACACCAGATGCAAGCGCAAGTGCTATTGATAACGGAAGTGCGATGATAGCTACAATAATACCTGCAACTACATCTTTGATGAACTGCTCTTTAGAGTAACCTTTCAGCGTAGTAAAGAGCATCGGCTTTAAAGCATCATTTTTCATAATAGACCCCTTTGAAATATAAAATAAGAATTATTCTCGTAATAACGTTTTCTCCATGCCATAAAAACATGAACTTAAAAATTTTACCGCCATTATACTTCAGTTACAATCATCACTTTATATAATTTTATGGCTTTTTTTCTAAATATTTTATATTTTTGTTTTAATAATACTCATCCTGATGTTCTTCAAAATCAGACACTGCATTTACGATATTATTAAAGCTGCCTCGTAAAAGGCAGCTTTAATAGTTATCTGATCAATATGTAACTTTTGAAATATACAGATTAGCCACATTCTTCCAGCTGGACAGATTCTTGCTATAAAAATCCGATACCTGTCCTGCCCCATCTGGTG
Coding sequences within it:
- a CDS encoding HD domain-containing phosphohydrolase, which codes for MGYYENEIFQEGASEGAVKSGYAYEYYRKLSEYTGWEYEYVYGTYNELYKQLVDGQIDLLAGIAMLDDRVGVIAYPDLAMGSELYSLIKHDTDDSISSNPASFEGKKIGILDSAMVNALSDYLFEQKVSADIITYDDYASLFEDFENSQLDIAAVEGSGTYSREGIEVLCSFGTTDYYLCVNINRPDLLFTLNQAQNLLAIEEPNYINSLRNKYFSGSVSSLAFSGSEKEWIAANKTLDVGYIEDFLPYCATDSEGNVTGVVKDVIPMILGALNLEDIEVTYHGYKSYDEMLSDMNSGAIDLAFPVEGSLFYSEENGIYQSSPLVSTNNELVYKGDYDSSSVKTLAVYMNSGLQYYYTIAAFPDAQLKFYDSVDACMEAVQKDEVDGTILNGLRAYNLLRNSKYHGLSATQLIGKDDLCFGIEIGNKGLLKLINRGLSVLDEDYVLNTASRYSDNLYKYGLKDFLKDNSEIGIAFLIIVFLIILVILVLQSERKIAKEKAQRFAIQKIFDQMIMAFAQMIDKKDEYTSGHSFRVAEYSRKLARKIGYSEALAQKVYNIALLHDIGKIAVPSRILHKPECLDDNEYSIVKEHASLGKEILQEIDSLPEIALGAGYHHEKYDGTGYPEGLKGEAIPKIAQIISVADAFDAMYSTRPYRKRMDLEDCLMEIRKGEGTQFNPELAEAFIELVHDGWLDKIDTDNDVLWW
- a CDS encoding ATP-binding protein, encoding MSSNIKIEEMLLDTRNKLVIDVRSKEDYDKETYPDAINIFWEDFMEHKDELPKDKPIYLLCYSGRNSEDIADILSEEGYEIYSVEGGYYSWLRIKLEMFMKDGEASEKRCKDIEHSLIKKFRKDIWSQFTKAINIYDLIQDGDKIAVCISGGKDSMLMAKLFQELHRHGKQNFEVVYLVMNPGYNDINYQTILNNAKLMQVPITVFRSEIYNIVAKDDIAKAGSPCYLCARMRRGALYQKAKELGCNKIALGHHYDDVIETILMGMLYSGQVQTMMPKLHSTNFEGMELIRPLYLIREEDIIKWRDHNELHFIQCACRLTESCASCGGTEQGSKRGEIKGLIKELRQKSPYIESNIFRSVENVHINAIMGYKTPDGKRHSFLDNYDEKKI
- a CDS encoding ThiF family adenylyltransferase, which gives rise to MIDQFERTNILLGDDGMEKLKGSRVAVFGVGGVGGFVCEALVRSGVGEIDLIDSDRVCYTNLNRQIIALHSSIGRYKVDVMADRIRDINPECKVHVHKTFYLPPEARTMQMMGKEQDQADNEDGADNEGAAEKNITCEQFDFSSYDYVVDAIDTVTGKIGLIVECDQAGTPIISSMGAGNKLDPTAFEVADIYKTSVDPLARVMRRELKKRRIKKLKVVYSKEEPVSTGIEGKGSRRRTPGSTAFVPSVAGLIIAGEVIRDLVQNN
- a CDS encoding ECF transporter S component; its protein translation is MKNTNLRKLVISGLMAAIVFVFTIVIRIPIAITGGYVNIGDAAVLLCSYLIGGVYGALAAGLGSALADLSAGYTIYAPATFIIKFLMVIVANIFYTKTFKEKRPVAMVLAGIFAEFIMVFGYFVFESIFLGLGLSAFAGVYGNVVQGGVCFIIATALGTVLVKQVKPRLLESY
- a CDS encoding TIGR01440 family protein, with protein sequence MTNKEDVYRKSTLDLEKLKDQARACVNEIVEASGIGKGQVFVVGCSTSEICGDMIGSNSSLEVAKAVFAAIYEELSQKGIYLASQCCEHLNRAIIIEKEAADAIGMSDHIVCVVPQPKAGGSFATCAYYTFKEPVALEEIQADAGIDIGGTLIGMNLKRVAVPVKLTNNTIGSANVLAARTRPKYIGGIRAAYEPDADMRAHIID
- a CDS encoding SulP family inorganic anion transporter, encoding MKNDALKPMLFTTLKGYSKEQFIKDVVAGIIVAIIALPLSIALALASGVGPEQGIYTAVIAGFLISFLGGSRVQIAGPTAAFATIVAGIVQKNGMSGLALATVLAGIMLVIMGLLKLGSLIKFIPYTITTGFTAGIAVTIVIGQIKDFLGLTYPQGTVTIETVDKVGAIIANIGTINIDAVIVGVVCLGILIAWPYINKVIPGSLIAVIVGVVMVKVLGMKVNTIGDLYTISSGLPSFTMPDFSFAAIKNILPDAFTIAILAAIESLLSCVVADGMIGSKHRSNMELVAQGVGNIGSALFGGIPATGAIARTAANVKNGGKTPIAGMVHAVVLVLVLVVLMPYAALIPMPTIAAILFMVAYNMCQYRAFFHLVKTAPKSDVIVLVLTFVLTVVFDLVVAIEIGMLMAGLLFVKRMSEEAEVRSWKYVDDEEHDPDALRFRTVPKGVSVYEISGPMFFGVSDMLADITVNDSTRCVIIRMRGVPALDATAMRSLEQTYDKLIGSGAQVIFSHVNEQPRHTMEKAGFIEKVGKDNFCKNIDASLERASSII